Part of the Nothobranchius furzeri strain GRZ-AD chromosome 2, NfurGRZ-RIMD1, whole genome shotgun sequence genome, TTGGAACCGTTTCTCCTTTTTCAGGCAAGATGGTATTCACCCTAACCGACATGGCTCAAGCATGCTAACCGCTAACATCCGGTATGCTGTGCAGTCCCATAGATATACATCTATGGTGGATTCCCTTCCACAGACATGACGGTTTACATACCAGAGATCTTCACCTTCTACGGCCTTTGCTCAAAGCTCCACTTCAAATAACATCACTCCCTACAGTCCTCCCATGATGCAACAGTCTTCTGTGTGTCTTCCAAAGGTCACAATTCCCAAAATGTATTCTTCTGATGACAAACCCAAAAGTTTCCCTATTCCAGTTCATTTATCAACCAGCAAAGACATAAACTGTATTCATGACCGGAGAACCCAGAACACCAGATGTTTACGACCCATCCCTCTCCAACAGGTTaagaagacaaatgttctccaggaTTCAGTTCAGTGTGCCCTGTTAAATGGCTGCTCCATCTcaaacaaatcctttattttaaatgagctgttcaCTAGAGGAAAGTTGGACTATTTATTTCTTACAGAGACGTGGCAGCAAGATGGCTATTTTGTACATTTCAATGAAATAGGTCtaccaaactgctctgtgtttaccaCACCATGCCCGACACGTCATGGTGGAGGTCTTGCTGTGGTCTTTAAGGACAAACATGTCTGTAATCTGGTGAAAAATGGCCCTTTTACAACTTTTGAATGTCAGGTCATCAAAGCAGGGTTACAAAATCTATTTCACTGCATTTCAATCTACCGACCTCCCGGTCCAGCTGGCTCTTTTCTCTCTGAATTTGCAGAATTTCTAACATCAATGATCAAACTAGAAAAAGTGTTAATCCTTGGTGACTTTAACTTACACATTAATGATCCTAATTGTAGCACAGCAGTGGAGTTCATGTCTATTATGGAGTCTTTTAACTTGGAGCAGCATGTTTCAAGCCCCACACACAAAATGGGCCACACTCTAGATCTTGTTTTCTCTTTGGGACTAAAaattaatcatttacatgttgaagAGGTTCATGTGAGTAACCACAGCAGCATGTTCTTTAATGCCCTGTCTAATGTTGAATCTGTCCCTCACAACCTAAAATCAAAGAGGCTGTTGCAAGCTCCCGAATGCCAGAACCACAGAAGAGGACACAATGGGAGAAGTCACAAGGGAAGCAAAGATAAGCGGGAGCCTGCTGATGCGAGTGGAATCAGGCAGGTGAAAAAAAGAGAAGTGGACCAACTGAAAGGAAGCACCACAGGATGAGGGACAGAAGGCGGCCAAGTGATTAAGAATGCTGAATACCACGGTGCCAATTGGCGGCTCTCCGAGAGTTCTAgtgttaagaaatatctccaaactgcgaagattggtgtcaaaacatgaatttGAAAttattctccatgcctttatctcctcgcgtctagattactgtaaaacactttttacatgttttaacaaaaaagcacttgaccgccttcagttggtcatgaactctgcagcgaggctcctaactggagcaaacagaagagcacacataacTTTTATTCTAATGTctatgcactggttacccgttaactttagagttcattttagaatcctgattataactttcataTGCTGGTCAAGCTCCTCCTTATATTACTGaattgttaaagccttatgctccaaccgggGCCCAcatgtccacacaccagaaccttctggaagttccaaagaccagatacaaaagtcgaggtgatcgctccttccagactgttgcaccccaactctggaatgatcttcctttatccttaccccttctttccaccggagccgtcagcagcacgttactgcagcagcacgtcatagctgctgataggaaccgctgtggtcaacagaacctttgccaccggagccgtcagcagcgcgagtcggctcaggagcagcatgtcgtggccCCTTAACGCGcaagttctattttctacgcgcgacgcctctgaaacgggtcaagttcgacatttttggggaaggaaagacaggaaattggacgcggaaacaGAGCGAGGCTCCcgtgattttcagaataaagaaacgtactgccttccggttgctttactttaaaaaaatgttactgactgtgcggccccgtgagaagttatcacctagctaacggtctcctttgtttttcaggtccgtattggcgattataaaacggacagaacataaaacacaaaccttttggagccatgttgtagttttctcctgcttgttgttgtgtttattgacgaagtcactcgtgtgactttgtgctctgtcggtgacagctgctcccctgctgctacgcGTCTGTTGGGAAGGGCCTAGCAGcagcttatgggctcgacacacgggaggcgacatcgcctctcctccattcaattTCAATGAgatatgcgcgacaaagcgataatcgcgggtctcactCCTAtcaagcgaaatgcgaaaaacgtgcatgtgacattttgtgctcgtgcatgtgtcgtgcacaggcgacccagcgacgcgatcccagaaagttgaaatattttcaacttttcgtcgctgtcgctcggacaaggaccaatcaacggaggtttcattcactgaccaatgagcggacagaatgctccgtacacctcagagcaaacatgaaggagaagttgattattatgatgttttatttagtaaaatcagaagtaagatttcacataactctaacagctccttgtgaaacatcatatctactgctttattaactctgtaccatttaaataaccttaattccctacaACCTGACACAgctaaacaaaacaacggaagtttcgatttcgccatggaaatgtgaagcactttgtgattctatgtctgtgataggtgccagtggcggctggtgaaaaatatttttggtggggcactgctattttttatttttaaacaaacttgtgctttctgggctttgtgcacaacttcactatttcctgaattaagcacagctcttttatttcctgtcttacatcattggacaaactgattaatccaggtgtgtctgactattggcacgctgccttgcggaccaaggttgaaaaatactgcattaaattgcacataaaataacatgaccataaatggtaaacaggcaatgcaagaggcaagtaacaaaaacatttgtttaatttcaacatttgagtgaacacgaaaaattatgagcaggtcactgttacagtaatggtagtaaacactacttagacaaaatgccagaaatttacactgttaaatatttctggggtGTTGTGCTACGGTCAACTTTAaagaaagatcaagtggatgcatttgtgtgtgtgtgtgtgtgtgatacctcatttgtacagaaattttgcccttctgtccttctgagtggcaaagctctcggttacctttttattgaagtcaggaatgtttgtgacaagctttttttccatgaagagcatggcaagagcattcagcccatcctgtgtcatggtgttcctcaggaaagtcttaatcctctttaaagtagataaataaaaaaaaacaacagataagtacataggaaaaactttcataggaaataatgtcatcagtatcctcttacaaatgtcatatttcccagtttttgggacaataaaacatttctgattctcaatcagatgtttttacatttgaggtaaaaacatctaattgagaatcagaaatgttttattgtcccaaaagctgggaaatttgtttgctgcagcagaagtgtaacaagtaaaatggaatcagattgatgtatgtacaaatttgcatgaaatacacatttacgtgattaaatatgtataattagtatgtgtgttgaaattagtttttacagttattgcacattaaacatgttattaaacaaatgtcccggtttgtgggacaaccaaggatttctgattctgattgtcttgttcacagaaatggaatgtatagcttacctctgcacccagctgctgttgttctccctggccaaacCTCCTCCAtttcttccgtttccctcgttgagctgcatggcaatgttagctctgcctagcatggctagcttcaccatgttgttgtccatgtgtgcccgggatgactcgtgtttcttcaccttctcagaaaaatgtttcatgtctgtaactcctgactcaatccatgccttatctgtcccagccgttttgaataacaaacacggaaagcaaaataacgcattagcgtgattgcatccagctagccaagccttcctggtgtaccaatttcaggAGAAGccttgtgtgtacagtttacctctctccttctcctgctggcttatctttacgtcgggctgatctggtccaagctctttgacattaagtttttccaccatagttctcctctcgaatggatactggagaagagaccgaactgaattcagtggctgctgagatccggtatccatgctggttgtagtcactggcggcgtccatcttacatctgcgtcacgaacaaaaacgactctgccgagttctaccgaacaccaaggaaacctttggcggtagctctattgcctatcatgcttctgaaacaatgtcgacgctgattggatacattcccattcctaccctttgattttcttgtcagcaattggacggctgGTCCGGTCCTGTTTGagcgattcaaaaacagcctacagcctccaccgctcggcagagaccggcagagaccaatatagatatatatatgtgatttatttttgttacaaaacacacaaataacttagaatatgtgattattgttaattttatttatttattttttaaataaaaattataaacactggggaaaactgggagggtggcgccctatcgccctctactggccagccgccactgataggtgctatataaataaaatttacttactacttACTTCATCTGCAAAGATGAGCAATGTCATGGCAATCCTTTAGCATTAACCTGCAAAACGTAGAAGAGATCTGGTTAGACCTTTGTTGTTTCAGCTGTGTAAAGTCCAAGTGgccattttatacattttcagtttTTATACTTTTAAGTTGTTTTTGTCCCCTTCAGGTCAGGGATGGTGGCATCTTAGTGCCCCCATGGATGAACTGCTACTAGTCCATGGTGACTCCTGTCTAACATAATCTGTTGGCCTGTTTGGGCTCCCTTGATGTTTTTGGCCGCAAGGGAAGAGTAATGTTAGTGCTCAGAACAAATAAGAATTGTGTAATGAAGGAAAAGTATAAAAGATCTGTGTGacagggttctgctcagacaGCAGTATCCATCTGATAATGGAGATACAGATTGAAGCTGAGTTCTGTTTTCCACAACTCAACAGGTCCTGCAGGACGCCAACACCTCACTGGTCTGAAGCTGTCCTCCTGAACATCGTGTTGTCCTTCTTCTCTCTGATCACAGCAGTTCTAAACCTCCTCATCATAATCTCAGTCTCCTATTTCAGGCAGATATTAAAAAACATGATCAATTTCTAATCTGATCAGAATGTGATTCTACACTACATAAGTTATTTTAACCTCTCTGACTGACTTTGTTTCTTTGTAGGAAGCTCCAGAAACCTTCTAACATCCTCATCCTCTCTCTGGCTGTGTCAGATTTCCTTGTTGGCATTTTAATCATTCCATTTGAAATCTTTAGAAAGACAAAATGCTGGATACTCGGTAATATCACATGTTCATTTTACTACTATGTTGCCTCTGTTTCTCTCAGTGCTTCAGTTGGAACCATTGTTCTCATATCAGCTGATCGCTATGTGGCTATTTGTTACCCTCTGCATTATCCCACCAGAATAACCTTACCAAGAATGAAATTCTGTGTTTGTCTCTGTTGGAGCTGTGTTGCTTTCTATGTAAGTTTCTTCTTCAAAGATATGCTGATTCAGCCAGGCAGGAGTAATTCCTGCATTGGAGAATGTACAATATCTGTTGACTCTTTTGCAGGAACTTTTGATCTGTTTATATCATTTTTATTTCCAGTTACAGTCATCATAGTTCTGTATATGAGAGTATTTGTGGTGGCTGTGACTCAGGCTCGTGCCATGTACTCTCACAATAGAAGTGTCACCCTTCAGCTTTCAGTGCAACAACAAACAAAGAAATCAGAGCTAAAAGCAGCCAGAACACTGGGTGTTCTTGTTGTTGTGTATCTGATGTGTTTCTGTCCATATTactgctgcttttattttataGATAGTTTAACAACTACAACATATGTATCATTCTTGTTCTTTCTTGGTTATCTTAACTCCTGTCTAAACCCTCTGATCTATGCCATGTTTTATCCCTGGTTCAGAAAAGCTGTTAAACATATTGTAACTTTACAGATCCTGAAGCCCGGCTCCTGTGATGCCAACATGTTATAGTCCCTGTGGACTGAGGGACGTACAACCTCCTGAACAATTTACAATTTCAAAATCTAAAGTCCACTTGTGACAGTATGAGTGTCCTGTCAAtgtatcctgattgatcatg contains:
- the LOC129154869 gene encoding trace amine-associated receptor 13c-like yields the protein MEIQIEAEFCFPQLNRSCRTPTPHWSEAVLLNIVLSFFSLITAVLNLLIIISVSYFRKLQKPSNILILSLAVSDFLVGILIIPFEIFRKTKCWILGNITCSFYYYVASVSLSASVGTIVLISADRYVAICYPLHYPTRITLPRMKFCVCLCWSCVAFYVSFFFKDMLIQPGRSNSCIGECTISVDSFAGTFDLFISFLFPVTVIIVLYMRVFVVAVTQARAMYSHNRSVTLQLSVQQQTKKSELKAARTLGVLVVVYLMCFCPYYCCFYFIDSLTTTTYVSFLFFLGYLNSCLNPLIYAMFYPWFRKAVKHIVTLQILKPGSCDANML